A window of the Tachyglossus aculeatus isolate mTacAcu1 chromosome 2, mTacAcu1.pri, whole genome shotgun sequence genome harbors these coding sequences:
- the LOC119942543 gene encoding olfactory receptor 56A1-like, translating to MSTLSNNSFTQPSEFYLMCLPGARSHQLGLSVVLTLLFIVALGANSLPLLTVQLEESLHEPLYYLLSILSLLDLVLCLTVIPKVLAIFWLGWWSISFPDCFLQMLIVNTFLCMESSTFLVMAYDRYVAICHPLRYPSIVTDRFVAKAAVFIVARNFLLLAPVPILSARLHYCGKTIIRNCFCGNLSVSQLSCGNITLNKLYQFVVGWTLLGSDLVFITLSYAFILHAVLRLKAEGAAAKALSTCGSHFILILFFSTILLVLVLTNVVKKRVHANIPVLLNVLHHVIPAALNPIVYGVRTKEIKEGIRRVLRKARG from the coding sequence ATGTCAACTCTCAGCAACAACTCATTCACTCAGCCCTCTGAATTCTACCTCATGTGCCTCCCTGGGGCGCGGAGCCATCAGCTcgggctctctgtggtcctgaCTCTGCTCTTTATCGTGGCCCTGGGGGCAAACTCTTTGCCTCTGCTGACCGTCCAGCTGGAGGAGTCTCTGCATGAGCCCCTGTACTACCTCCTCagcatcctctccctcctggacctcGTCCTCTGTCTCACTGTCATCCCCAAGGTCTTGGCCATCTTCTGGTTGGGCTGGTGGTCCATAAGCTTTCCAGACTGCTTCTTGCAGATGCTCATTGTAAACACCTTCCTGTGCATGGAGTCCTCTACCTTCCTGGTtatggcctatgaccgctacgtggccatctgccacccactGCGGTACCCATCTATCGTCACTGACCGCTTTGTGGCTAAGGCGGCCGTCTTCATCGTGGCTCGCAACTTCCTGCTCTTGGCGCCTGTCCCCATCCTCTCTGCCCGCCTACACTACTGTGGGAAAACCATCATTAGGAACTGTTTTTGTGGCAACCTGTCTGTGTCACAGCTCTCCTGTGGAAATATTACCCTCAACAAACTCTACCAGTTTGTGGTGGGCTGGACCCTGCTGGGCTCGGACCTGGTCTTCATCACCCTCTCCTATGCCTTCATCCTGCATGCCGTGCTGCGTCTGAAGGCTGAGGGGGCAGCGGCTAAAGCCCTGAGCACCTGCGGGTCCCatttcatcctcatcctcttcttcagcACTATCCTGCTGGTCCTGGTCCTCACCAATGTGGTCAAGAAGAGAGTCCACGCCAACATCCCCGTCCTCCTCAATGTCCTGCACCACGTCATCCCTGCTGCCCTGAACCCCATTGTCTACGGGGTGCGGACCAAGGAGATCAAGGAGGGGATCCGCAGGGTCTTAAGGAAAGCTAGGGGCTGA